One segment of Tetrapisispora phaffii CBS 4417 chromosome 1, complete genome DNA contains the following:
- the TPHA0A01800 gene encoding uncharacterized protein (similar to Saccharomyces cerevisiae YDR111C and YLR089C; ancestral locus Anc_8.263), with product MESEHFTDFTPVAKVTLKDLNSKIIKTQYAVRGPIPARAEELKLQLEKDPKSLPFNKIINANIGNPQQLGQKPLSFIRKVLSILQYPDILEDESKLQTLIELRVYQKDVVRRARKLLGEIGGSVGAYSLSQGVPGIQQTVADYITKRDSGEVAYPEDIFLTTGASSAVSFILPMFCNGPTTGVLIPIPQYPLYTATITLVGATAISYYLNEEDNWSVNTVEMENTIQESIKSGIKPTTIVIINPGNPTGSILTEKDIANIIRISAKYGLLIIADEVYQENVFSGNEFHSVKKVLRKLQRKYLGFYETVQLASLHSTSKGLIGECGQRGGYMELIGLTDDVRLEVVKLMSISICSVVTGQALIDMVVSPPRPGDESYEMDQLERNNIKNDLISRSQKLHQLFISLEGVECLRPQGAMYLFPKFIFPQKFIDIAQKLHTEADTLYCKELLEHTGICTVPGSGFGQKPNTYHLRTTFLVPGDSWIDLWRKFHTEFCERYRS from the coding sequence ATGGAGAGTGAACATTTTACAGATTTTACACCTGTCGCTAAGGTGAcattaaaagatttaaattcaaagataataaagaCCCAATATGCCGTCAGAGGGCCTATACCAGCAAGAGCAGAAGAGCTAAAGTTacaattagaaaaagaTCCAAAATCTTTACCATTTAATAAGATAATAAATGCTAATATAGGCAACCCTCAACAACTGGGACAAAAACCCTTGAGTTTTATCAGAAAAGTATTATCAATACTTCAATATCCTGATATTCTAGAAGATGAATCCAAACTACAAACTCTGATTGAATTACGAGTTTATCAAAAAGATGTAGTACGCAGAGCTAGAAAATTACTGGGGGAAATTGGAGGATCTGTAGGTGCATATTCTTTATCACAAGGTGTACCTGGAATCCAACAAACCGTCGCGGATTATATTACTAAAAGAGATAGCGGTGAGGTAGCTTATCCAGAGGATATTTTTCTTACAACTGGTGCATCATCTGCTGTTTCATTTATCTTACCGATGTTTTGCAATGGTCCAACAACTGGTGTTTTAATACCAATTCCTCAATATCCGTTATATACTGCAACTATAACATTAGTTGGTGCAACTGCTATATCATACTACTTAAACGAAGAGGACAATTGGTCTGTGAATACCGTTGAGATGGAAAATACAATACAGGAATCGATAAAATCAGGGATCAAACCTACTACTATTGTGATAATTAATCCAGGTAATCCAACTGGTTCAATTTTGACTGAAAAGGATATTGCAAATATTATAAGAATTTCAGCTAAATATGGCTTGCTTATAATCGCAGATGAGGTTTATCAGGAAAATGTATTTTCTGGAAACGAATTTCATTCTGTTAAGAAAGTACTACGGAAACTACAAAGAAAATACCTGGGATTCTATGAAACTGTCCAACTAGCATCACTACATTCAACTTCTAAAGGTTTAATTGGTGAATGTGGCCAAAGAGGTGGATATATGGAATTAATTGGATTAACTGATGATGTTAGATTGGAAGTAGTAAAATTAATGTCAATATCCATTTGTTCTGTAGTAACAGGACAGGCACTAATCGATATGGTTGTGTCCCCTCCAAGACCAGGCGATGAGTCTTATGAAATGGATCAGTtagaaagaaataatattaaaaatgatttgaTTTCTAGATCACAAAAATTGCATCAACTTTTTATATCATTGGAAGGTGTCGAATGTTTACGACCACAAGGTGCTATGTATCTTTTTCCCAAATTCATCTTCCCGcaaaaattcattgataTAGCTCAAAAACTTCATACAGAAGCTGATACTTTGTATTGCAAAGAATTACTAGAACATACTGGTATTTGTACAGTTCCTGGCTCGGGTTTCGGTCAAAAACCAAACACTTATCATTTGAGAACAACTTTCTTAGTCCCTGGTGATAGTTGGATCGATTTATGGAGGAAGTTTCACACTGAATTTTGTGAAAGGTACCGCTCATAA
- the TPHA0A01810 gene encoding uncharacterized protein (similar to Saccharomyces cerevisiae FOB1 (YDR110W); ancestral locus Anc_8.262) — protein sequence MQDEKQASEPNPEKDRNEFKDPEHVLANIKYIIPRIGQKYDSLITPLLDKQLLQKGEIAVANSKTNYLSKELYDLVKNDDLTRKNVAVALNLDEKNAITRLIPLKHRYYRDSKLMVHDRSKQNKIVIDPAHRFRMVMTTHLLNDHLTRGAIYRTLSKCFANLSDPFIKTSIEYCSICNSNKKNIRRKKEPQLSNSPDILFYERLILDVVAPFGAKKIQKRYTHILTITDFHTKFMWSFPLKNLKLRTIISKVTEFIVALPVKPVFISSFTLSLNDIFELCCYLAREYNISIGLGTRNMQKAYSKNPYVTRILNSHKTECLKSWFMCLKWLADRQSNSKFDIRPPNKNYGLFSGMTDFLKKYEERSKMIIGRLPSENFINIDEGSHFIYSEDEFSFDNLVEKETPKKLSESVVNSSEDSDDNYEDNQEDNYLAEGPNRDDTILDYNDTFTEAESGVLL from the coding sequence ATGCAAGATGAAAAGCAAGCCTCTGAACCAAACCCAGAAAAGGATagaaatgaatttaaagatcCTGAACATGTTTTagcaaatattaaatacatAATACCAAGAATTGGTCAGAAATATGATTCATTGATTACACCACTATTAGATAAACAGCTTTTACAAAAAGGTGAAATCGCTGTTGCTAATTCGAAAACTAATTATTTATCCAAGGAACTATATGACTTGgtgaaaaatgatgatcTTACAAGAAAAAATGTTGCAGTTGCTTTAAATTTAGATGAAAAGAATGCGATTACAAGATTGATTCCATTAAAACATAGATATTATAGAGATTCAAAATTGATGGTACATGACAGGagtaaacaaaataaaatagtaaTTGATCCAGCCCATCGATTCCGAATGGTAATGACGACACATTTATTGAATGATCATTTAACCAGAGGGGCTATATATAGGACTCTATCGAAGTGTTTTGCTAATCTATCGGATCCGTTCATAAAGACATCGATTGAATATTGTTCAATAtgtaattcaaataaaaaaaatatccGAAGGAAAAAGGAACCACAGCTTTCTAATTCCCctgatattttattttatgaaaGATTAATTCTGGATGTTGTTGCTCCCTTTGGGGCTAAGAAAATCCAGAAGAGATATACTCATATTTTAACAATAACTGACTTCCATACTAAATTTATGTGGAGTTTCCCACTAAAAAATCTGAAGCTGCGAACAATTATAAGTAAAGTCACAGAATTCATAGTAGCTCTCCCTGTGAAACCAGTATTTATTTCCTCCTTTACTCTATCTCTAAACGATATCTTTGAGTTATGCTGCTATTTGGCTCGGGAATATAACATCTCCATAGGTCTAGGCACTAGAAATATGCAAAAAGCATACTCAAAGAATCCTTACGTAACGagaatattaaattctCATAAGACAGAATGTTTGAAAAGTTGGTTTATGTGTCTTAAATGGCTTGCTGATAGACAGagtaattcaaaatttgacATACGTCCCCCTAATAAGAATTATGGGTTATTTTCAGGTATGACAGactttttaaaaaaatatgaagaGAGGTCGAAGATGATCATAGGTAGATTGCCCTCtgaaaatttcattaacattGACGAAGGCTCTCATTTCATATATTCTGAGGATGagttttcttttgataacTTAGTTGAAAAGGAAACACCTAAAAAGCTTTCTGAATCAGTAGTCAATTCCTCTGAAGACTCTGATGATAATTATGAAGATAATCAAGAGGATAATTACTTGGCAGAAGGTCCTAATAGAGATGATACCATCCTGGATTATAATGATACTTTCACTGAGGCTGAGTCAGGTGTGCTGCTATAA
- the GAA1 gene encoding GPI-anchor transamidase subunit GAA1 (similar to Saccharomyces cerevisiae GAA1 (YLR088W); ancestral locus Anc_8.261) yields MALIEVLHRRATKLGLLPKVIGKLSIVSNILVLISIGLILCLPLDGQYRRTYISENALLPSQAYSYFRESEWNILRGYRTAIEALIDKPARVRNEVISSWLTDFGMKHAVYDNAADGDTLYGVYNSQRGDGTEAIVLAVPWYNTDNEVNIGGAALGISLSRYFSRWPIWSKNIILVISENPHKAMKSWVDAYHNSLDLTGGSLEAAIVLDFPSKSEYFEFVELYFNGINGELPNLDIVNVAISVIEHEGVKVSLQGLNLSEMYTSSYFNRLKTLLFGVKNSALSGTRKLYGNEAFSGRRIQALTLKACGTEGHDITTFGRIPEAIFRSVNNLLEKFHQSFFFYFLVAPRHFVSIGSYLPSAVCLSISFGISAAHSYINNQYITVPLSDNSSILALIIFFGSIAISFIFLQINETFLQPHLMILAFLLISFLPLTNIPQPLITIQPCLSYRLKSFAFIYISLVLTSLLVMNFALAFGMGLLAFPLTFTKSCSEMITFKSKVINCFYLAISNPFIAIFIFVSIFEDDITNFEVFSDLISSFKYMGNWTWAITCIGWFTTWQMVYIANLDTPRSALDGDTKKNL; encoded by the coding sequence ATGGCTTTAATTGAAGTCCTGCATAGACGTGCAACAAAATTGGGTTTGTTACCTAAAGTTATTGGGAAGTTATCAATTGTATCAAACATTTTAGTATTAATAAGTATTGGTTTGATCTTGTGTTTACCGCTTGATGGTCAATATAGAAGAACCTATATATCAGAGAATGCACTATTACCATCTCAAGCATATAGTTATTTCAGAGAGAGTGAAtggaatattttaagaGGATATCGTACTGCTATCGAAGCCTTGATTGATAAACCAGCTAGAGTTAGAAATGAAGTGATAAGTTCATGGCTTACTGATTTTGGTATGAAACATGCTGTATATGATAACGCTGCTGACGGTGACACATTATATGGTGTATATAACTCTCAGAGAGGTGATGGTACTGAGGCAATCGTTTTAGCTGTCCCTTGGTATAACACAGACAACGAAGTTAATATTGGTGGTGCTGCATTAGGTATATCCCTAAGTAGATATTTTTCTCGTTGGCCAATATGGTCTAAGAATATCATTTTAGTCATTTCAGAAAATCCACATAAAGCCATGAAATCTTGGGTCGATGCCTATCATAATTCTCTGGATTTGACCGGTGGTTCCTTAGAGGCAGCAATAGTCTTAGATTTTCCTTCAAAATCTGagtattttgaatttgtagAACTATATTTCAATGGTATTAATGGTGAACTTCCAAATTTAGATATTGTAAATGTGGCAATATCTGTTATTGAACATGAAGGTGTTAAGGTTTCGTTACAAGGTTTAAATTTGAGTGAAATGTATACTTCATCCTATTTTAACAGATtgaaaacattattatttggtGTGAAAAATTCAGCTTTATCTGGTACTAGAAAACTGTACGGCAACGAGGCATTTAGTGGCAGAAGAATTCAAGCTTTGACTTTAAAGGCCTGTGGTACTGAGGGGCATGATATAACTACTTTTGGTCGTATACCAGAAGCTATCTTCAGAtcagttaataatttattagagAAATTTCACCAGtcctttttcttttatttcttaGTTGCACCAAGGCATTTTGTTTCCATTGGTAGCTACTTACCTTCAGCCGTGTGcctttcaatttcatttggGATTTCAGCAGCTCATTCATATATCAACAATCAATACATTACTGTACCCTTATCAGATAATTCTAGTATTTTGGCTttaatcatttttttcGGTTCAATAGCcatttcatttatatttctacaaataaatgaaaCCTTTTTACAGCCTCATTTGATGATTTTAGCGTTTCTGTTAATCTCATTTTTACCTTTGACAAATATTCCTCAACCATTAATAACTATTCAACCATGTTTGTCTTATAGACTAAAATCATTtgcttttatatatatcagTTTGGTGTTGACCTCCTTACTAGTTATGAACTTTGCCTTGGCATTTGGAATGGGTTTACTAGCATTCCCATTGACTTTCACTAAAAGTTGTTCCGAGATGATTACATTTAAATCCAAGGttatcaattgtttttacTTAGCTATTAGTAATCCTTTCATTGCAATATTCATATTTGTTTCAATCTTTGAAGATGATAtaacaaattttgaagTGTTTAGTGATTTAATTAGTTCGTTCAAGTACATGGGTAATTGGACCTGGGCAATTACATGCATAGGCTGGTTTACTACTTGGCAAATGGTATACATTGCCAATTTGGACACTCCTCGATCGGCACTCGATGGAGACactaaaaaaaatttataa
- the ARP6 gene encoding Arp6p (similar to Saccharomyces cerevisiae ARP6 (YLR085C); ancestral locus Anc_8.258) codes for MGEAPLLIDNGSYEIKFGYSNQETPFVALNALAKDKYETYYLSNQINNIKDISSVSIKRPHQLGQLVSWELEHEIWDYCFYNGDDFKGFEVNEDSENHLVLTETPMTLPELSRNTDQVVFEEYGFDSLYKAPAANFIPFIKNDDNSFIRLSGKSKTYLDGSKENNYQDFNLVIDSGYNCSWIIPMIKGVPYYKAVKKMDMGGRFLNGLLKETISYRHYDVTDESMLVNNIKENCMFISPVSYIESFKKKALTKVEYVLPDFQTSFMGYVRDMKKHSTLPEHSQSIILEDELFSVPEGFFHPEMANVLKPGIIETILESLFILPESLRSLMVNNIVCTGGNFNIPNFGSRIYTELQKQVQTEWVCDVSIPKANAELQNWKAMKSFTENNEELYKHTRVTKQEYNEHGFEWTTKQRFGYQNWL; via the coding sequence ATGGGAGAAGCTCCGCTGCTAATAGATAATGGGTCTTAcgaaattaaatttggaTACTCTAATCAAGAAACGCCATTTGTTGCATTAAACGCTCTTGCTAAGGATAAATATGAAACATATTATTTGtcaaatcaaataaataatattaaagatatttctTCTGTCAGTATCAAGAGGCCTCATCAATTAGGTCAATTGGTTTCCTGGGAATTGGAGCACGAAATCTGggattattgtttttataaCGGAGATGACTTCAAAGGTTTCGAAGTAAACGAAGACTCTGAAAATCATTTGGTTCTTACAGAAACTCCAATGACTTTACCTGAATTATCAAGAAACACTGATCAGGTTGTGTTTGAGGAATATGGCTTTGATAGTTTATATAAGGCACCTGCTGCAAATTTTATCCCATTCATAAAGAATGATGACAACTCTTTTATTAGATTATCAGGCAAAAGCAAAACTTATCTGGATGGTAgtaaagaaaacaattacCAGGATTTTAATCTGGTGATAGATTCAGGCTACAATTGCAGCTGGATTATACCGATGATTAAAGGTGTTCCTTATTATAAGGCtgttaaaaaaatggaTATGGGTGGTAGATTTTTAAATGGTTTATTGAAAGAAACAATATCGTATAGACATTATGATGTCACTGATGAGAGTATGttagttaataatatcaaagaaaattgTATGTTTATCAGTCCAGTATCATACATAGAAAGTTTTAAGAAGAAGGCTCTAACAAAAGTTGAATATGTTCTTCCTGATTTTCAAACAAGTTTTATGGGATATGTAAGAGATATGAAGAAACATAGCACATTGCCGGAACATTCACAAAGCATAATATTAGAAGATGAGCTTTTCTCTGTACCTGAAGGATTTTTTCACCCAGAGATGGCAAACGTATTGAAACCTGGTATaattgaaacaattttagaaagtttatttatattaccGGAGTCATTAAGATCATTGATGGTCAACAATATAGTATGCACTGGTGGTAATTTTAACATTCCAAACTTTGGCTCACGTATTTACACAGAATTGCAAAAACAAGTCCAAACTGAATGGGTCTGTGATGTGTCCATCCCTAAAGCCAATGCtgaattacaaaattgGAAAGCAATGAAAAGTTTCACTGAAAACAATGAGGAATTATACAAGCATACAAGGGTAACAAAACAAGAGTATAACGAGCATGGGTTCGAATGGACCACAAAACAAAGATTTGGTTACCAAAATTGGTTATAA
- the TPHA0A01840 gene encoding transmembrane 9 family protein (similar to Saccharomyces cerevisiae YDR107C and EMP70 (YLR083C); ancestral locus Anc_8.254) — protein MRCSYLLIAALVSFCNAFYLPGVAPSTYNEGDELPLLVNHLTPSLNYQKKDDLGKKVESREKMLYSFDYYFPKLHFCKPEKIVKQPDSLGSILFGDRIYNSPFSIKMLKPENNVKLCSITIPGSDAKFINKLIKNGFFQNWLIDGLPAARKIYDSNTHTEFYDVGFPLGFVEIKKNVGGLGIPMDAKTKDSGKKNSNSDKKKDSKKKDDSQKKEDSNKKEKREPKRISKLVHNVEFPYLANHYVINVEVHDRGEGNYRVVGVTVDPYSTTDSANPEKGNKLFLDEKKDNEVTFSYSVNFIESETVWATRWDKYLHTYNPTIQWFSLVNFSIIVLLLSALVTYSLLKALKSDFARYEEFNLDNSFNEDSGWKLGHGDVFRIPSQSMLLSILVGSGAQLFLMIISSIFLAAIGIISPSSRGSLPSAMFTFYALFGFWGSYISMSVYKFFKGPYWKANMILTPLLVPGFILVSILGLNFFLLFVHSSGTIPMTALLLIVVIWFVISLPLSFLGSLLANKRSNWGEHPTKTNQIARQIPFQSWYLKTIPAILIAGIFPFGAIAVELYFIYTSLWFNKIFYMFGFLFVSFLLLTLTTSLVTVLITYQSLCMENWNWQWRSFTIGGVGCSLYIFIHSILFTKFKLGGFTTMILYIGYTLLLSILSCIVTGAVGFISSMIFVRKIYSNVRVD, from the coding sequence atgagATGTTCATACCTGTTGATAGCTGCTTTAGTTTCCTTCTGTAATGCTTTTTATTTACCTGGTGTAGCTCCTAGTACTTACAATGAGGGGGACGAGCTTCCTTTATTGGTCAACCATTTAACAccttctttaaattatcagaaGAAAGATGACTTGGGTAAGAAAGTTGAGAGTAGAGAGAAAATGTTATACTCCTTTGACTATTATTTCCCAAAGTTACACTTCTGTAAACCTGAAAAGATTGTTAAACAGCCAGATTCCTTAggttcaattttatttggaGATAGAATTTATAATTCTCCATTCAGTATCAAAATGTTAAAACcagaaaataatgttaaattatGTTCTATTACTATCCCAGGCTCAGATGCTAAAttcataaataaattaattaaaaatggatttttccaaaattgGTTGATTGATGGTTTACCAGCTgcaagaaaaatttatgaTTCTAACACTCACACTGAGTTTTATGATGTAGGATTTCCTTTAGGTTTTGTTGAGATTAAGAAAAATGTTGGTGGTTTAGGTATTCCAATGGATGCTAAGACAAAAGACTCAGGTAAAAAGAACAGTAACTCTGATAAGAAAAAGGATTCTAAGAAAAAAGATGATTCCCagaagaaagaagattctaataagaaagaaaaaagagaaCCAAAAAGAATAAGCAAATTAGTCCACAATGTGGAGTTTCCATACTTAGCCAATCATTATGTTATTAACGTTGAAGTTCACGACCGTGGTGAAGGTAATTACCGTGTTGTCGGTGTAACAGTTGATCCATATTCCACAACTGATTCTGCCAACCCAGAAAAGGGAAATAAGTTATTCTTAGATGAGAAGAAAGATAACGAAGTCACATTCTCTTATTCCGTTAATTTCATCGAATCGGAAACAGTTTGGGCTACTAGATGggataaatatttacacACTTACAATCCAACTATTCAATGGTTTTCTCTAGTCAATTTTTCGATTATTGTCTTATTATTGTCTGCATTGGTTACCTATTCCTTATTGAAAGCGTTGAAAAGCGACTTTGCTCGTTACGAGGAAtttaatttagataataGTTTCAATGAAGACTCTGGCTGGAAACTAGGTCACGGTGATGTTTTCCGTATTCCAAGTCAATCTATGCTATTATCTATTTTAGTTGGTTCTGGCGCTCAACTATTCTTGATGATAATTAGTAGTATCTTTTTGGCTGCTATCGGTATCATTTCACCAAGCTCAAGAGGTTCGTTACCTTCTGCCATGTTTACATTCTATGCATTGTTCGGGTTCTGGGGTTCTTATATTTCTATGAGTGTTtacaaatttttcaaaggTCCATATTGGAAGGCTAATATGATTTTAACACCACTTTTAGTTCCAGGTTTCATTTTGGTGAGTATACTTGGtttgaattttttcttACTATTTGTCCACTCTTCAGGTACGATCCCAATGACAGCTTTACTTTTAATTGTGGTGATCTGGTTCGTCATTTCACTACCATTATCTTTCCTCGGTTCATTACTTGCTAACAAAAGATCTAACTGGGGCGAACATCCAACGAAGACTAACCAGATTGCGAGACAAATCCCATTTCAATCATGGTACTTAAAGACCATCCCGGCAATTTTAATTGCAGGTATATTTCCATTCGGTGCTATTGCAGTTGAATTATACTTCATTTATACCAGTTTATGGTTTAACAAGATCTTCTATATGTTTGGTTTCTTATTTGTTTCCTTCTTACTGTTGACCTTGACCACATCATTAGTTACTGTGTTAATAACTTATCAATCATTATGCATGGAAAACTGGAACTGGCAATGGAGAAGTTTCACAATTGGTGGGGTTGGTTGCTCATTATACATTTTCATTCACTCAATTTTGTTCaccaaatttaaattaggTGGATTCACTACCatgatattatatattggtTACACTTTACTACTTTCAATTTTGTCATGTATTGTCACTGGTGCTGTTGGATTTATCAGCAGTATGATCTTTGTAAGAAAGATTTACTCAAATGTTAGAGTTGACTAG
- the SLO1 gene encoding Slo1p (similar to Saccharomyces cerevisiae SLO1 (YER180C-A); ancestral locus Anc_8.253): MPSKEKNPETATIGSDPNSKLRNETKLLRDTLDLLWNKTLEQQQLCEQSEKENEYLQEYINSLMASSNVLDRQ, translated from the coding sequence atgccatcaaaagaaaaaaatccTGAGACTGCTACTATTGGTAGTGACCCAAATAGCAAATTAAGAAATGAAACTAAACTACTAAGAGACACTTTAGATTTACTATGGAATAAGACATTGGAGCAACAACAACTTTGCGAACAGTCGGAGAAAGAAAACGAATATCTACAAGAATATATCAACAGTTTAATGGCCTCTAGTAATGTATTAGATAGACAATGA
- the TMS1 gene encoding Tms1p (similar to Saccharomyces cerevisiae TMS1 (YDR105C); ancestral locus Anc_8.250) — protein MGAIISLPINFVGSFVASSLGGCCANAFSNVVSSVGSSSLGTRLLYAFWLLGNSLLSWISMSVNKSFLWPDKTCTATGECGFFTVHRLNFALSLMHLLLAGLLKNVKSTKDARAVLQNSWWSLKFLMYIIFIVFSFMLPNEFYIFFSKWVSVPSGSIFILVGLILLVDFAHQWAETCIEHVEAEDEHAKFWEIVLVVGTSSMYGVYLVMNIVMYIMFCHSDCNMNETALIINIILSLLASGISVHPKIQEANPKSGLAQSAMVAVYCTYLTMSAMASEPDDKRCNPLVRNSSTRSMSVIIGSIFTFITIAYTTTRAATNTAFQGNSGNGEVYLGDDLEYEGLGGQTRSQLRYEAIKQAVEEGSLPESALHDSTWLGNINRDGSMDDANDDEKNGTKYNYSLFHLIFFLATQWIAILLTINITQDDVGNFIPVGRTYFYSWVKIISAWLCYGLYIWTIIAPIVMPERFEFDEY, from the coding sequence ATGGGCGCCATAATTTCATTaccaattaattttgttggCTCCTTTGTTGCATCTTCCCTAGGAGGGTGTTGTGCAAATGCATTTTCAAATGTTGTTTCCTCCGTTGGGTCTTCTTCTTTAGGAACTAGATTATTATATGCGTTTTGGTTACTAGGTAATTCATTGCTTTCATGGATTTCAATGTCAGTAAATAAATCCTTTCTTTGGCCAGATAAAACATGTACAGCAACTGGTGAATGTGGTTTTTTTACAGTTCATAGATTAAATTTTGCTTTAAGTTTGATGCATTTGTTATTAGCTGGTCTTCTAAAAAATGTCAAATCTACTAAAGATGCAAGAGCGGTGCTCCAAAACTCATGGTGgtctttaaaatttttgatgtacataatatttattgtattttcCTTCATGCTACCAAATGAATTTTACATATTCTTTTCCAAATGGGTCTCAGTACCTTCAGGTTCCATTTTTATCTTAGTTGGtttgatattattagtGGATTTTGCACACCAATGGGCAGAAACATGTATAGAACATGTTGAAGCCGAAGATGAGCATGCAAAATTTTGGGAAATAGTATTAGTTGTCGGTACCAGTTCGATGTATGGTGTATACTTAGTGATGAATATTGTAATGTACATTATGTTCTGTCATTCAGATTGTAATATGAACGAAACAGCattgattataaatataatattatcattactTGCATCAGGAATCTCAGTTCATCCAAAAATTCAAGAAGCTAATCCTAAATCAGGTTTAGCTCAGAGCGCTATGGTTGCAGTATATTGTACATATTTAACTATGAGTGCGATGGCGTCGGAACCAGATGATAAAAGATGTAACCCACTAGTTAGAAATAGCAGTACTCGCAGTATGAGTGTTATAATTGGTTctatatttacatttataaCAATTGCTTATACAACAACTAGAGCTGCAACAAATACAGCCTTCCAAGGGAATAGTGGAAATGGTGAAGTATATTTGGGAGATGACTTAGAATATGAAGGTTTAGGCGGCCAAACAAGAAGTCAACTTCGGTATGAAGCAATTAAGCAAGCAGTTGAAGAAGGTTCTCTTCCAGAAAGCGCATTGCATGATTCCACCTGGCTTGGAAACATTAACAGGGATGGATCAATGGATGATGCAAACgatgatgaaaaaaatggtaCCAAGTACAATTATTctctttttcatttaatatttttcttagCTACTCAATGGATTGCCATTTTGCTGACGATAAATATTACACAAGATGATGTTGGAAATTTTATTCCCGTAGGCAGGACTTATTTCTATTCTTGGGTAAAGATCATCAGCGCATGGTTATGTTATGGACTATACATTTGGACAATTATAGCGCCAATAGTTATGCCAGaaagatttgaatttgatgaGTATTGA